One Trueperaceae bacterium genomic window, TCCATCTAAATTCGAGTAATTACGTTCAACCCTATATAGGTGGTCGCAAAAAATCTAGAGACTATTGCCGGGCCATATAGGGTTATTTTTACAGGTTTGGTTTCGTGAACGCATAACCACGTCTAGGTTATTTGCAAATATCCTAATCCTGACCTAATTATTTAAGCTGATGTTGATTAATAGGTTAATCATCGAACTGGATTAGGATTACTTTGTGTCGGTGTACTTAACATGGGGCTTTAGCTAATTGCGGTCTAATGATTGTGTAAATCTTAATTAGGTTCTAGTTGTTTCTTACGCTATTTGATGGAATCAATTAGCTGTGATACTTACTGCTGGTTACGTGACCTTCACTAAAAGATTAATCTTTCAGATTTGGGGTTTGTGGTCCTAGTTGAGGCAAGATCCCAGGCAATATCAGGCCTTCAAAGGCCTGATATTGCCTGGGATCTTGATGGTTGCATCTGATGTGAGGAGGTCTCCGAGGTCTTGTTGTAACCTTGCAGCGTCCTTCCAATCGGACTGGAAATAGCAAGATTCACATTCCAGCTCTGTGAATCCTTCTGTGAAATAAAAAGTTACTGTCTGCTTGCTTCCACAATTTGGGCAAGGAATTCCTTCTTTAAAACCCTCCGCATCCATGTTGTTTAGTCTAACGCATTGATTCGACTACTCTTTAGGGGTACCGCATTTGGCGTGACCTAAGTGACCTTCATTGCTTGTTGTTTGGTGGTGCTTCTTCTAGTTCTTCTGCTATTGCCTGTAATACAAGATCCTGAGTTGCGTCAATGCCAGCGTCTACAGTGGCCCCTGCTGCTACGATATGGCCACCGCCACCAAGGCCTAAGCATATTTTCTGAGCTGAAACACCGTGACGCGTACGGATACTTACTTTTGTGGTGGTTCCCCGCTCTTTTAGGAGCACTGCAATCGAAGTACCCTCTGCGTAACGGATTAGCCCAATAAAATCTTCTGAATCTAGTAAAGCTCCGCCTGGGCCACTCCGCATTTGATCTGTAACGCGGGCGAGAATCACTCTGTCATCCAAAGCGAAATCCACTGTGGACATGACTTGTGCGAGGAGAACATAGTATTCCTTGGGGCGCCATTGCAGTCTATCGGTAAGTTCAGCATAGTTCAGTCCCGTCGAGAGAAGTGCAGCTACGGCTTGTAAGGCATCTGGGGAGGTATTAGCAAAAGTAAGGAAGCCAGTATCAGTAAGAATACCGGTGAGGCATGGTATTGACAGATCTTGGTTCCAGGACACCCCAAGGTGTTCAACCAAGTCTTTGATTATTAAAGCGGTAGCGGCTTTGTTAGGGTCTATTAAGGAATAGTCGCCGAATAATTCGTTGGTTCCGTGATGATCAATGTTGATGGTCATTTTGGCTGATTCCATAGTTACGCCGGCTACTCGTGACGCTGTTGCAGCATCAAGTGTAATAAGTAGAGATTCGGCTAGTGAGAAATCTATTTGGGGGACCAATTCATTCGGTTGGGGCAGAAATTCCAGAAAGTTTGGTACTACAAGGCTAACTATTGTCGATTTGCCCATAATCTTTAGGGCACGGTTGAGCGTTAAGGTACTTCCGACCGCGTCGCCATCAGGGTCTACATGAGTCGCAAGGACAATAGGGCCTTGCCAGCCTAAAAGGAAATTAGCGATTTCAGTAAGTTTCTCATGGTAATTGGACTCAACGTTACTTTGTTCATTTGATGTCATAAAGACGATGATAACCGCGAGTACGGTTCAGGGTGCCATCTGAATTAATTAAGGTGGTGGAGTAGATTGTTGCTTAACTGGCAGTTTCTGAACTCTTTAAGCCGGATAATGATAAATGTGCCAATAAGTTTTAAGTCTCGATTTCCAGAGAACAATATTGGTCGAGGTCATCTCCTTCTTTTTGCCCTTCTAGGTGTTGCGGCGATGATTGTGGATGATTCGCAGCCTAAACCCGCAGCGGTAAAGGTTAATGAAATACCGCCACCCGTAATTGAGGCCAGCGGGAAGTTCGCGTTAGTATTCCAAGAGTCCCGGGCTGCTACTTTACGTATCGAAGCCCGGTTTAAAGGACAAAAAACTACGCCAACCCCGATAGGCATTGGTAGCGGGTTTTTTGTAAGTGAAGCTGGCCATGTAATGACTGCTTATCACGTTGTAGAGTCTCAGCGAATCAACAATTGGCCTGTAGAATATGTGGGGATAACGTCTAGTGGTGAAGAATATGCCCTAAAGCTAATTGGTTTTGATGCTTATGTTGATCTTGCTATGCTTAAAACTGATACCCAAAAGCCAGTACCTTACCTTCAACTAGCTCTTGACCCGCCGCGACCGGGCCAAGAAATTGTGACAATTGGAAATAGTAGGGGCGAGTATTTGGAAGATCGTAGTGGACAAGTAACTCGTCTGGGGGTTGGGGCGCCAGAGGCGACATTTGCAGACGGCACGATAGAGCTTACCGCTTCTCTCGGACCTGGTGACTCTGGCGGCCCAGTCCTAAATGGTAATGGTCGGGTAATTGGCGTAGTAAGTTACATTAGCTTTAACCCGAAAGAAATGAGTTCAGAGGAAAGCGGATTTATTCCCCCATTCTTGCTAGGTCGTAAATTACCCAGAGATTTTGCATCTTATGCGGTTCCTCTATTGAAGGACGGTAAGATAGTTGAAGCATTGTTTTTGGGAGTAGCCCGAGATATTCCCGTAATCGGATTTAGCTGGGCTGGTTTCGATTATGAGCCTCTTAGAGATAAAGAGCTTGATCTAGGGCGTGAGCCTGGGACAGTTATTGGTAATATTGCCAATGGTGGCCCAGCCGCGGTAGCTGGACTAAGAGGTATCCAGAGTTATCCGATCTTTGATTCTGGCCGGCGGGTAGGCACTCGGATTGAAGCCGACGTAATTGTTGCTGTAGATGAAGAGGGGACGCCCAATTTTCATTCCTTAGTTGAGGTCCTGCGGCGCAGAAACGTCGGTCAGGAAGTAAAGCTAACTGTTCAGCGGGGAAAAGAGACCCTGAGGATCAACTTAAAACTCGGTGCAAGGCGACTAGTGTTCAGATGAACCATTGTTTCCAGAGGAGAATATTAAACGACTATCGAAACAAGAAAGTAAAGTTCAGATAAGGTGCAGGGCTTTGGTGGGCGATGGTGGATTTGAACCACCGACCTCGTCGTTATCAGCGACGCGCTCTAACCGACTGAGCTAATCGCCCTTGTTCAGCCGAAAACGGCTGCGAGTCTATCATGGGGATGAGGGGCGGTCAAGGAACATTTAGCCTACACAAAAAACATATGAAGAGGTTAAGAAGGTCACGAGGCTGGGGTTTATGCCTACAGAGGCCAAAGGTTAGGTAGCCTTGTTCTGCCAATTCACGTGTTTAGTAAGCCTGGGGGGGTAAACCAGTTTTAGAAAAAAGCTTTATCGTGTTGATTGTTACAAAACCTTTCATTCCAAACGACGATTACCCTTCCTAAACAGTTATAGATTTTACCTGTTGCTAGGAAGGGCATGACCGCGGTTATCATATGTGTATGATCGAGCGTATTTATTTGGCTAGGCCTCGTGGGTTTTGTGCCGGCGTGGTAATGGCTATCAAGGCCGTAGAAAACGCTGCTGAAGAGAATGATCTTAGCGGGGCAGGTGATATATCTGTGTATCACGCTATCGTTCATAACGATACCGTCGTCGGTCGGTTAGAGCGTGACCATGCACTTCATTTTGTAGAAGATCTGGAAGAGCTACAAGGGATTCGGAACAGGCTTGAGGATCAAGGTAATCGACTGGATTCCACTGTAGTTTTTAGTGCGCATGGCGTTAGTCCATCCGTTAGGGAGAAGGCCAGCCAATTAGGGCTTACTACGATTGATGCAACCTGCCCGTTGGTTACGAAGGTTCATAGCGAGGCCAAAAAATACGCCCGTTTGGGATATCAGATCCTTTTGATAGGTGACTCTTCGCATCATCAGGAGGTTATAGGCACGCTTGGGGAAGCACCTGAAGCAACCACTATGGTTAGTGTCTTAGGGAACCGCAAGTACGATCCTGACCTTGCAGATCCCTACACTGTTGAGGTGCCAGATCCAAACCGGGTAGCTGTATTGACTCAAACTACCTTATCGGTTGATGATACGCTCCGAACAGTAGAAGTTCTTCGCCGTCGATTCCCAAAATTGGTTGTACCGCCCAGAGACGATCTTTGTTTTGCCACCAAAAATCGTCAGGATGCCGTTAAGGCTATTGCGCCTAATGTGGATCTCTTCCTTGTAGTCACGAGTGATTATAGTTCAAACGGGATGCGGCTATTTGAGTTGGCTGAAAGCCTAACAAATAGGGCTTATCGGGTAGAAGGCCCTGAAGGACTTAAGGAGAGTTGGTTCAGAGATTCGAGGAGCGTAGGAATCACTTCGGCTGCTTCTACGCCGGAAGATCTAGTGCAAAGTATTGTTACCTGGTTTAGAGACCTAAATCCGGATCTTGGCCTTATTGAAGAGGGAGATTGGGAGGATATCGCCTTTAGGCACCCAGTTAGAGTCCCTCCATCGTGAAGAATCAAAAAGTGGGAAAGTTGGAAAGGTGGCCGGTTAGCGTTGCTCCGATGATGGATCGGACAGATCGGCACTTCCGGGCTTTTATGCGTCTAATCAGTTCAAAGGCTCTCCTATACTCTGAGATGATTACAACTTCCGCCATACTGCACGGTAATCGACAGCATCTTCTCGGTTTTAGTGCTCAAGAAAAGCCGCTCTCGTTGCAGCTGGGTGGTGACGATCCCCGTGCTTTAGCAGAGTGCGCTA contains:
- the ispH gene encoding 4-hydroxy-3-methylbut-2-enyl diphosphate reductase, with translation MIERIYLARPRGFCAGVVMAIKAVENAAEENDLSGAGDISVYHAIVHNDTVVGRLERDHALHFVEDLEELQGIRNRLEDQGNRLDSTVVFSAHGVSPSVREKASQLGLTTIDATCPLVTKVHSEAKKYARLGYQILLIGDSSHHQEVIGTLGEAPEATTMVSVLGNRKYDPDLADPYTVEVPDPNRVAVLTQTTLSVDDTLRTVEVLRRRFPKLVVPPRDDLCFATKNRQDAVKAIAPNVDLFLVVTSDYSSNGMRLFELAESLTNRAYRVEGPEGLKESWFRDSRSVGITSAASTPEDLVQSIVTWFRDLNPDLGLIEEGDWEDIAFRHPVRVPPS
- a CDS encoding exopolyphosphatase, producing MTSNEQSNVESNYHEKLTEIANFLLGWQGPIVLATHVDPDGDAVGSTLTLNRALKIMGKSTIVSLVVPNFLEFLPQPNELVPQIDFSLAESLLITLDAATASRVAGVTMESAKMTINIDHHGTNELFGDYSLIDPNKAATALIIKDLVEHLGVSWNQDLSIPCLTGILTDTGFLTFANTSPDALQAVAALLSTGLNYAELTDRLQWRPKEYYVLLAQVMSTVDFALDDRVILARVTDQMRSGPGGALLDSEDFIGLIRYAEGTSIAVLLKERGTTTKVSIRTRHGVSAQKICLGLGGGGHIVAAGATVDAGIDATQDLVLQAIAEELEEAPPNNKQ